One Klebsiella electrica genomic window, GAGACAGGCCCGGGAACTCCGGGCCATCGATCTTATTGGGTCGGCGTGGCTTCAAAAACCAGCGTTTGCAGCGGCTGTAGCGTAATCACCACGGCGTCCTGATATTGCTCCGGAACCGTTGGGTTACTGCCGTAGCGAGCGGTCAGGGTGAACCGGGTTGCTTCGCCCTGAGGAATTTCAAACTCTTTTTTCAGGTTCAGGTAGTAACTTTGCGCTTTATCAGCAGGGTTACGCAGCCCCAGTATCGCCTTGTCTTTGCTCCAGGATGCCCAGCCATATACCTCAAGCGCCGTCGGATCGCCGCCGACCCAGTGTGTATCCACCAGTACGCGGGCATTCTCACGCGACCATTTTGCCGCCTCTGCCAGAACGTCCCACTTGGCTTTGTTCAACATGGACGGCGTGATGTAAAGCTCTTGTAGCTGGGTTCCCGTGGCGAAATAGCTCCACACCTGATCGGCAAAATCGCTGTCGGTCTGCACTTTTTCCAGTCCGTAATAGGCATTCTCTGCACTGACAATGCCATGATACATCAAGGAATTAAGCGGGAATAACGGCCCCTTACGCACGATCGAGCGCCAGGTTTCCGCGTCGCGATAGGTCATCCACTGCTGTACCGGCGTTCCGGGACCGTACAGATTGATATCATCGCCCTGACGCCAGATTGAATCAGCGTAGAACAGCCACGACGGGCTGGCATCGGTGCCGGTCGTCAGGTTGATAAACAGGTTCGGGTTGGCGCTACGCATGTTGTGCAGCAGGGCGATGGAGGCATCGAAATCGGAAGCAAACGGGCTACCCTGAATATGCGAGTTGGCGTTGCCCATGCCGTCCAGTTTGAAGGAGGTGATGTGTTCGTTCTTAATCAGACGGGCGATCTGTTCATTGAAGTTCTTGAAATAACGAGGCCCGGAGAGCGCAAATTTACCGTCGACCGTTTCAAAACCATACTCTTTGGCATGAGAGACGCGAATATCGCGCGGTTTATTGTAACCGCCCCACGGCGAGAGCCATAAACCAACCGAACTATGCAGGCTGTCCGCTTTCTCCCTGACCTTACTGAAACCCTGGCTGAATGCCGGGCCAAATAACCATCTGCCGGTACGATCGTCCCAGCCATCATCCAGCAGGAAAGCATCGAGAGGTACGCCGCGGCCGGTAATAAATGCCTTATCCCATTCATCCATACGCCCCAGCACGTCCTGCTCGGTGTAGGTGGTAAAGAAGCCGATGTCCATCCAGCTATTGTAGTGGAGGTAGGGTTTATAAGGGCGCGGGCGAACGGCATTGATAAACTGGTTAACGCTGCGGCGCAGCTGGCTGGTTTCTGCCACGGTGCCAAACCAGGTGGTATAGCTCACCGGCGTTTCTGGCTGGACGGGCGTTTTAAGTTCGACGTTGAGATGGGTGGTGCCTTCATAGGCATAAGTATTGACGACAGGCTTATTCGGCAACATGAAAAACGTATCGGCAATAATCGGCGAACTGTTAATTGCGCCATCCACGTAAGGCGCCTGCGCCTGCTTTTTGGTCGGGAAGAAGGTGATTTTCGCGACATTCTGCGCTTTACCCACGGCGGCAAGGGTGTAATCGATACTGGCGTACTTGCCTTTCAGCAAATTCAGCGTCATGGTCACGTTGAAATCAGGGTGAGCGTACTCCACCACCAGCGCATTCTCTTTTTTCTCAACGTGTCTGATTTTAAAGTCGGCCGCATGGATAACGGTCTCGTCCGGCAGCGTCAGAAAGAATGGCTCCTGAGGCGACAGCTGATGGCCGGAATGGGTATCTTTAACCACCACAGCCGAGCTGGCATCATCGAATGAGAAAGCCATACTGTCGTTATTCAGGGCATAGTTCGCCGCAAAGGCGCTTTGTGAAATAAACAGGGCGAGCAACGAAACATTGAGCGCTTTTTTCATGGGGCAGAGGTCCTTCGTTTTCGTTTTATCAGCGTTATCCTGTCGGGAATAACGCTGTGGGACAGAGGCGTATCATGACCGCCTGCGAAAGCGATCAGGCTTCAGCGGGCAGCAGTAGACGGCTGGCTGAGCCGCAGACGGTGATTTTGTGTCTGACCACCTCTTTCATGGCATCCATACCGACGCGCATGTAGTAGCGAGGATCGTTACCCTGCGGATTTTCGGCGAACCATTTTTTGACCGCCGCGGCGAAGGCGATTTTTAGCTCGGTGGCGACGTTGACTTTACACACCCCCAGTTCGATGGTGCGGCGGACGTAATCGTCAGGTACGTCGCTGGCGCCGTGCAGCACCAGCGGTACATCCACGATCTCACGGATTTCCGTCAGACGCTGGAAGTCGATTTTTGGCGTTTTGCTATAGAGTCCGTGGGCGGTGCCGATAGCCACCGCGAGGCTGTCAACACCGGTCAGTTCAACAAACCGTTTTGCCTCCTGCGGATCGGTCAGAAAAGCGCTTTCAGCATCAACGCTCATGTCATCTTCCACGCCGCCCAGGCGTCCGAGTTCTGCCTCTACGCTGCAATCACGGGCATGGCAAAAATCCACGACAGATTTCACCAGCCGGACATTCTCAGTAAACGGGAAATGGCTGCCATCGATCATGGCGCTACGGACGCCGGCATTCACTTTACGGGTAATATCTTCCAGCGATTCATGATGATCGAGGTGCAGCGCCAGCGGCATGTCGTAGGTGGTGGAGTAAGCGCTGCATAGTGCATAGATCTCCTCCAGCGCGATGTGCTTAAACGTGCCCGGCGTCCCTGCGAGGATCACCGGCGATCGCATTTCACTGCAGACTTCGAGGATCGCCTGGATCGTCTCGGCGTTATGAATGTTGAATGCCGGGACCGCATAGCCTTTTGCCTGGGCGTCCAGCAGGAGATATTTTGTTGAAATAATACTCATGATGCGTTCCTCTCAAGCATTCCAGGGGTGAATGACGACACCCTGCACCACGCGGTTAACCGTACCGCTGGCGGAAGGGGTATCCGGCGTATTGCCAACGCGGATAGATTGTGCGAGCGCAAATGTCTGGGCGTACATCAGAAAGCAGAACGCCTGCTCAACATCGCTGAAGACGCGGGAAGCCGACGGTAAAAGGATGTGTGGGCCAGCTTTGACAGCGGCAGCGCTTTCGGCGGCTATCGCCACCACGCGCATGGCCTGGTTGTCGCGACGCAGTTCGGCCAGTAGATCGAGATCGTACTGACGGGTATAGGGATGGCTGGACACCATCACCACCACCAGCGTTTCACTATCCACCAGCGATTTAGGGCCGTGGCGGAAGCCGACCGGAGAGTCATAAAATGCCGCCAGTTTGCCGGCGGTCAGCTCCAGGACCTTGAGGGCCGATTCACGCGCCGCGCCCTGTAATCCGCCGCTGCCAAGATAGACGATCCGTTTCCACGGCTCATCACCAAATACACCATCGCTAAAATCACCCAGCGACGTGAGGATCGTTTGGCAACGATCCGCCACGTCACGGAAGGTTTTGCTGTTGATCTTCTCCGGTGCGAATACCGCAAGGCAGCTTGCCATCATGGTGGTGATACTGCTGGTCATTGCGAAGCCGCGGTCGTGTGTTTCTGCCGGCATCAATAGCGCAAAGGCGTTATCGCTGTTCACCGCATTTTGGTACAGGTTGCCGGCTTCATTACAGGTAATCGACAGGTGGTAGCATTCCGGTACGAACTGATTGGCCAGCTCAACGGCGGCGACGCTCTCCGGGCTATTGCCGGAGCGGGCGAAGGAGACCAGCAGCAGCGGATGCGCGGCGTTAAAGTAGTCCATGGGGTTGCTGACCAGGTCAGTGGTCGGGATCGCGCTGATATTTTTTCCGCTCTGGCGCGACAGCCAGGGCGCGATGATCTCGCCGATAAAGGCAGAAGTGCCAGCACCAGTCAGGACAATCCGCAGATCGTTTTTCCGCAGCAGCGGGGCGAGGAAGCTGTCGATCGTTGCACGATTATTGTCGATGTTGTTGAGTGAGCGAAGCCAACAGGAGGGCTGTTGACGAATCTCTGCTTCAGTCCAGGTGCCAGTCGAGGCACAGGCGGCGGTATAGGTTTCAGGCATAACTCGGTCCTTAGTCGTGTGAATTCCACATCAGACGCTGGCAAAAATGTCGCTATCTTTCGTTTCGTTTCACTTATTCATGTGGTCAGTTAGATAAAATCTATAGGAAAGAAATCGAAAGTTCAACGAAAGCAGTTGGAAATAAAACGAAAACTGTGACCTTTAAGAGAATTTTGTTTTTAACACTATGATAAATAATGTTTTATTTAATTTTATTATCTGTTTGTCGCTATTTTAGAAAGAAAAGGAAAGGCCTTTCGGCACCAGGTCGAAGGCCAATGTGATGCATAACGAAAGGATTAAAGAGGGAGAGCCTGTCCCTGAACCCAGATCTTTTGCAGATGCAGGTTGTCATCCAGCGCAATAACGTTCGCGCACTTTCCCGTCCGCAGCGATCCCAGCCGATCGTCGATACCCAACAGACGAGCAGGGTGGAGCGATGCCATATGAATGGCCTCTTCTGGCGCGGCCCCTGCTTGTTCAACCATGTTGCGAACGGCGGCATCAAGAGAGAGCGTGCTGCCCGCGAGGCCACCGGCAGCGGTACGTACGATGCCCTTACGCATTTCTACCTCTTCGCCGCACAGCGAATAGTGGCCATCCGGCATGCCAGCTGCCCGCATCGCATCGGTGATCAGGACCAGCCTCTCTTTGGCGCAGCGGCAACACAATTGCATGGCGGCAGGGTGGACATGATGGCCATCGGCGATAAGTTCCAGCCATGCGTGCCGGCTGGTTAACCCGGCACCGACCATCCCAGGCTCCCGATGATGTAATCCGCTCATGCCGTTGTAGCAATGCACCAGCCCATCGGCGCCTGCGGTAAATGCCGCTTGGGTCTGTGCATAGGTAGCGGCGCTATGGCCCAGCATGACGCGGATACCCTGCTGTTTAAGATGGTGAATCGCCCGTATGGCATCCGCTTTTTCCGGCGCCAGGGCCACGACCCGCAGCGTTTTCCGGGAGCGAGCAATCAACGTATCCAGCTCGGCGATATCCAGTTCACGGAACAACTCAGGGGGATGGGCGCCTTTATTCTCTGGCGTGAAATAGGGGCCTTCAAGATAGCTCCCCAGTACCAGGGCGCCGGGGCCGCCGGAAAGCGTGCGCCGGGCGATACGTTCCAGCGCACGGTGGATGGCCTGCAACGGCGCGGTGACGGTGGTGGGGAGCCAGGCTCCCACTCCCTCGCGAATTTTATACATCGCCAGCCTGTCGAGTGCTTCCGCTGCCTCGTCCATCACATCCATGCCCGCGCCGCCGTGAACATGCGTATCGATGTAGGCCGGGCAAAGCAGATCGGCATCGCGAGCGGTGACGCCAACCGGGATGGGCTCGATGGCGGTGATTACGCCCGCGTCCATACGAAGCTGATGATCGGCAAGCCAGCCCTGCTCGGTTAGCAAGCGTCTGGCACGCAGAATGTGCGTCATATTCCTTCCTCAACCGGTTTTTCTTCGCGACAGCGCGCCAGTTCATCGACCAGACTGGTTAACCCGCGATGCCCGCATTCCAGCGCCTGCAGGCGAAACGCCTCGCTGTTCAGCCCTTCTCGTTCCAGCACCATTTCAAGCAGTAGCTGCAAATTCGTGCCGGTAATCACCTCGCGCCCGGGTTTTTGCATTGCCAGCGTCGAGGCTACGCGAAAGGGGGTTCCCCCCAGGAGATCGGTCAGAAAAACGATATCGTTCTGCGCATCCAGTGCGTTGACTGCCTGCTCAAGCTGCGCAGTCAGCAGGGCCGTGGTTGAGGTTTCTGGAAAGTCGATAGCAATAAACTGCGATTGTTCACCCAGAATTTGCTTCATCGCCATTTCCATACCGCTGGCAAAGCCGCCATGCCCCGTCAAAATAATGCCTAACATCGAATACCTCTTTGTCTTTACAGGAAGTGGCAGAATTTACCCACAACGCCCAGCACAACGGTGAGCGCGATAAGGCGCAACGGGCTCCAGCCGCGGCGCACCAGCCAAAACATGGTCAGGGTATAAACCAGCGGCAGAAACGCCGGCATCAGTTTATCGATGACATCGGTTTGCAGTTTCACCACCGCATCACCCGCGGTGATCTCCAGCGTGGTGCTGAGGCGGACATAGGTGGCCACCAGCGCGCCAATGACCGTCATGCCAACAATCGACGCCGCGTGTCCGACTTTTTTGGTATTGGCTTTAATCAAAGGGATCGCCGCCACCCCCATACGATACGCGTAGTGCGCAAGACCAAAGCGCAATCCGAGATGGACCACGTTAAACAGCACAATAAACACCACCGCGCCGAGGATAGAGCCTTGTAGCGCGAGGCTGGCCCCAATCCCGCCGCAAATGGGCAGTAGCGTCAGCCAGAACATTGCATCGCCAATCCCGCCGAGCGGGGCACCCACGGCAATTTTGGTGCTCTGAATGCTGTTGACATCCTGCTTGGAGCGTTCCATGGCGAGAATGATGCCGATAACAAATGTCACCAGGAAAGGGTGGGTGTTGAAGAACCCCATATGCCCTTTCATGGCTCGCGCCAGGTCGCGTTGATTGGTATGGATCTTTTTCAACGCCGGCAGCAGACCGTACAGCCAGCCTGAAGCCTGCATACGTTCATAGTTGAACGAGGCCTGCAAAAGCATGGAGCGCCAGGCGACGCGGTTAATGTCTTTTTTCGTCAGCTCCGCACCGAGACTCTGGTCTTCGTAGACGTTTTCATTCACGCCGGAAAGCAGCGTCTCTTCAGGGGCGGAGACGCCTGGCAGAGTGGTTTGATTAGATGCCATCTTCGAATTCCTCTTTCTGTGCCGCAGATGCAGTCGGTTCAGGAGATTTACGCAGCAGGTCTATTAGCGCCATTGCCAGCGCCGCGGCGGCAATGGCCAGCACCGGTAGCTTCAGCCAGGCTGCGGCGACAAAACCGATGATAAAATAGGGGATATAGACGTTTTTCATCATGATTTTCAGCAGCACGGCGAAGCCGATAGCAGGCATAATGCCGCCAGCCACCCCGAGACCGTCGATCAGGCGCTCAGGCAGGACATCAATGGCCGTTTTCGCATGTTCCGCGCCGAAATAGATCGGCAGAAAAGCACAGAGAAAATAGAAAACCCCCAGCGCCAGCAGCGCCAGATAGTTCACCCGTTCAATACCGCGGGTATCGGCATTCGCTGCCATACGGTCGCAGCGGGACATCACGCCTGACATCACCGAGAACAGGAAGGTGATCCCCATTTGTACTGCGACGGCGAAGGGCACGGCGACACCGACGGCAACGTCAGGTTTCACGCCGGTGGTAATGGCAAAGGTGGTGCCGACGATGGTGCCGATAATCACGTTTGGCGGCTGAGCACCGGCCAGCGGGGCCAGCCCCATCCAGACCAGTTCCAGCGTACCGCCGGTTAAAATACCGGTATGCAGATCGCCGAGAATCAGGCCAACCAGCGGGCCGAGCACCACCGGGCGATGCATGTGTGTTAAGCCATTGAACATATCCAGGCCCGCAATAAAGGCCAGAATGCCCAACGCAGATGCCTGCAACAGACTGATTTCCATTATGAATCCCTCAGAGTAGTTTAAAGAGATCCAAAGCGGGTTCTGTCGGAACGCCCTGAACAAAGCATTCCACCCCGGCGGCCTTCAGGCCGTTAAACGCCGCAATATCGTCAGCGTCTACAGAAACCGTTTTGGCAATGTGTTGTTTGCCATTGGCGTAGTGCATATTGCCTATGTTGATACGTGTGACGGGAACGCCGCCTTCGACCAGGCGTAAGAAATCGGCGGGTGTTTTGCAGACCAGCAGAATCTTTTGTCGATCGGCGGCGCGGTGGATATTGTCGATAACCTTTTGCAGTGACCAGAATCGTACGGCGATCCCTTCCGCCAGGACCATTTCCATCAGGTTCTGTTGTACCGGGTCTGCAGCAACCTCATCATTGGCCACCAGTACCAGGTTCGCTCCGGCAAATCCGACCCACTGGACACCCACCTGACCGTGGATCAAACGTTCATCAATACGGCTTAAGACAATGTTTGGCATCGCGTTTTCCTCTTCGTTGTTATGCGTTATGGGACGTCATGCCCACACAGGCGGCGTGGTACTGCTGCAGTATGTCCTGAATGTGATCGAGGATGAGTTCTCGCGGCTCCGCCTTGAGATCGCCCTCGCGAACTTTGATGTACTGCAGCGGCATATACTGACTGAGGAGCGGCAGCGGGAGCGGCCAGTCCGCGAGATTACGCACCAGGCGGGTAAACGCCTCATCGATTTGCCTATCCGGCCAGTAGTAGCGCACGCGGTCTGAATAGCTATAGCCTCGCGCCAGACGCCGCGCATGGCCATCGCCGTGATAGTGGTTTTGCCAGTATTCCGGGCGATCGAGCATCACGTTTTCCAGCACCTGACGCAGTCCGGAGCAGGCCTTCGCAGGCAGCAGTTCTTCCTCGATTGCCGCCAGTGAGAACAACGCTTCACGCAGGGCGAAGGTGAGCGCCGGGCCAACCTTCAAAATAGCAAAGTGATCTTTAACCAGCTGCCGCAGCGCCTGCGGCGTCTGGTAATCGGTCGAGTGGGCTTCAAAGACCAGCGCGTCATAGTCTTCAACCATGGCGCTAAGCGCTTTGGCTCGCAGGGGTTGATAGTCGATGATATGCGTGTGATCGAATTCGACGCCGGGCTGTACCACTAACCCGACGATACGTGTCCAGATGTGGGTCAGCCCGCGTAGCTCAAAGGCATGCCGATGTGCTTCCAGCGTCGCACGCGCGGCATCAGGCGTCGTGACCTGTAGTTCGGTCAGGGTTTCATGGGCCCCGCCTGGGACGGGGACTTCGGTGCCGATGACGTAGACCAGGTCAGATTCGCCAAAACGTTCGCGACAGGTCTCTTCCGCCACCTGAGCCAGCCGCGCGGCGCGTCCGGCGACGATGTCATCGGTTAGCGGTAACGGATCGCCTTCGCAGGACATACTGCAATCGAGGTGGATCTTTTTAAAACCGGCGGCGACGTAGCTTTTTATTAAATCATCGGCATTCGCCATCGCCTGGGCAGCAGGCAGGGTTTGCCAGCGGTTGGGCCCAAGATGATCGCCGCCGAGGATCAACTG contains:
- a CDS encoding alpha-galactosidase, with the protein product MKKALNVSLLALFISQSAFAANYALNNDSMAFSFDDASSAVVVKDTHSGHQLSPQEPFFLTLPDETVIHAADFKIRHVEKKENALVVEYAHPDFNVTMTLNLLKGKYASIDYTLAAVGKAQNVAKITFFPTKKQAQAPYVDGAINSSPIIADTFFMLPNKPVVNTYAYEGTTHLNVELKTPVQPETPVSYTTWFGTVAETSQLRRSVNQFINAVRPRPYKPYLHYNSWMDIGFFTTYTEQDVLGRMDEWDKAFITGRGVPLDAFLLDDGWDDRTGRWLFGPAFSQGFSKVREKADSLHSSVGLWLSPWGGYNKPRDIRVSHAKEYGFETVDGKFALSGPRYFKNFNEQIARLIKNEHITSFKLDGMGNANSHIQGSPFASDFDASIALLHNMRSANPNLFINLTTGTDASPSWLFYADSIWRQGDDINLYGPGTPVQQWMTYRDAETWRSIVRKGPLFPLNSLMYHGIVSAENAYYGLEKVQTDSDFADQVWSYFATGTQLQELYITPSMLNKAKWDVLAEAAKWSRENARVLVDTHWVGGDPTALEVYGWASWSKDKAILGLRNPADKAQSYYLNLKKEFEIPQGEATRFTLTARYGSNPTVPEQYQDAVVITLQPLQTLVFEATPTQ
- the kbaY gene encoding tagatose-bisphosphate aldolase subunit KbaY, which produces MSIISTKYLLLDAQAKGYAVPAFNIHNAETIQAILEVCSEMRSPVILAGTPGTFKHIALEEIYALCSAYSTTYDMPLALHLDHHESLEDITRKVNAGVRSAMIDGSHFPFTENVRLVKSVVDFCHARDCSVEAELGRLGGVEDDMSVDAESAFLTDPQEAKRFVELTGVDSLAVAIGTAHGLYSKTPKIDFQRLTEIREIVDVPLVLHGASDVPDDYVRRTIELGVCKVNVATELKIAFAAAVKKWFAENPQGNDPRYYMRVGMDAMKEVVRHKITVCGSASRLLLPAEA
- a CDS encoding SIS domain-containing protein, which translates into the protein MPETYTAACASTGTWTEAEIRQQPSCWLRSLNNIDNNRATIDSFLAPLLRKNDLRIVLTGAGTSAFIGEIIAPWLSRQSGKNISAIPTTDLVSNPMDYFNAAHPLLLVSFARSGNSPESVAAVELANQFVPECYHLSITCNEAGNLYQNAVNSDNAFALLMPAETHDRGFAMTSSITTMMASCLAVFAPEKINSKTFRDVADRCQTILTSLGDFSDGVFGDEPWKRIVYLGSGGLQGAARESALKVLELTAGKLAAFYDSPVGFRHGPKSLVDSETLVVVMVSSHPYTRQYDLDLLAELRRDNQAMRVVAIAAESAAAVKAGPHILLPSASRVFSDVEQAFCFLMYAQTFALAQSIRVGNTPDTPSASGTVNRVVQGVVIHPWNA
- the nagA gene encoding N-acetylglucosamine-6-phosphate deacetylase — its product is MTHILRARRLLTEQGWLADHQLRMDAGVITAIEPIPVGVTARDADLLCPAYIDTHVHGGAGMDVMDEAAEALDRLAMYKIREGVGAWLPTTVTAPLQAIHRALERIARRTLSGGPGALVLGSYLEGPYFTPENKGAHPPELFRELDIAELDTLIARSRKTLRVVALAPEKADAIRAIHHLKQQGIRVMLGHSAATYAQTQAAFTAGADGLVHCYNGMSGLHHREPGMVGAGLTSRHAWLELIADGHHVHPAAMQLCCRCAKERLVLITDAMRAAGMPDGHYSLCGEEVEMRKGIVRTAAGGLAGSTLSLDAAVRNMVEQAGAAPEEAIHMASLHPARLLGIDDRLGSLRTGKCANVIALDDNLHLQKIWVQGQALPL
- the agaF gene encoding PTS galactosamine/N-acetylgalactosamine transporter subunit IIA, with product MLGIILTGHGGFASGMEMAMKQILGEQSQFIAIDFPETSTTALLTAQLEQAVNALDAQNDIVFLTDLLGGTPFRVASTLAMQKPGREVITGTNLQLLLEMVLEREGLNSEAFRLQALECGHRGLTSLVDELARCREEKPVEEGI
- the agaE gene encoding PTS N-acetylgalactosamine transporter subunit IID yields the protein MASNQTTLPGVSAPEETLLSGVNENVYEDQSLGAELTKKDINRVAWRSMLLQASFNYERMQASGWLYGLLPALKKIHTNQRDLARAMKGHMGFFNTHPFLVTFVIGIILAMERSKQDVNSIQSTKIAVGAPLGGIGDAMFWLTLLPICGGIGASLALQGSILGAVVFIVLFNVVHLGLRFGLAHYAYRMGVAAIPLIKANTKKVGHAASIVGMTVIGALVATYVRLSTTLEITAGDAVVKLQTDVIDKLMPAFLPLVYTLTMFWLVRRGWSPLRLIALTVVLGVVGKFCHFL
- the agaW gene encoding PTS N-acetylgalactosamine transporter subunit IIC, with translation MEISLLQASALGILAFIAGLDMFNGLTHMHRPVVLGPLVGLILGDLHTGILTGGTLELVWMGLAPLAGAQPPNVIIGTIVGTTFAITTGVKPDVAVGVAVPFAVAVQMGITFLFSVMSGVMSRCDRMAANADTRGIERVNYLALLALGVFYFLCAFLPIYFGAEHAKTAIDVLPERLIDGLGVAGGIMPAIGFAVLLKIMMKNVYIPYFIIGFVAAAWLKLPVLAIAAAALAMALIDLLRKSPEPTASAAQKEEFEDGI
- the agaV gene encoding PTS N-acetylgalactosamine transporter subunit IIB: MPNIVLSRIDERLIHGQVGVQWVGFAGANLVLVANDEVAADPVQQNLMEMVLAEGIAVRFWSLQKVIDNIHRAADRQKILLVCKTPADFLRLVEGGVPVTRINIGNMHYANGKQHIAKTVSVDADDIAAFNGLKAAGVECFVQGVPTEPALDLFKLL
- the kbaZ gene encoding tagatose-bisphosphate aldolase subunit KbaZ; translation: MKHLTKMVAQHKQGGGNGIYAVCSAHPLVLEAAIRYARAQQTPLLIEATSNQVDQFGGYTGMTPADFRGFVHQLADSLDFPQSQLILGGDHLGPNRWQTLPAAQAMANADDLIKSYVAAGFKKIHLDCSMSCEGDPLPLTDDIVAGRAARLAQVAEETCRERFGESDLVYVIGTEVPVPGGAHETLTELQVTTPDAARATLEAHRHAFELRGLTHIWTRIVGLVVQPGVEFDHTHIIDYQPLRAKALSAMVEDYDALVFEAHSTDYQTPQALRQLVKDHFAILKVGPALTFALREALFSLAAIEEELLPAKACSGLRQVLENVMLDRPEYWQNHYHGDGHARRLARGYSYSDRVRYYWPDRQIDEAFTRLVRNLADWPLPLPLLSQYMPLQYIKVREGDLKAEPRELILDHIQDILQQYHAACVGMTSHNA